CGTCAACATACCCGTATGGAAGCCGGAATGGACGATCTCGAGGCCAACTGGGCCAATGAACTGGGTGAGGTAAATGCCGGTTCCCTGGCAGTTGCCATAGTCCTGGCCTATTTCGATTTCCGCTATGGTGATCTTGGCTGGCGTGACAACCGGCCAAAACTGGCGGCTTTCTATGAGGACTTTGCCAAGCGGTCCTCGATGACGGCAACCCTGCCGCCAGCGTGAGTGCATACCTGCGATGATCCGTATTATTGAACACCCCGGATTTCTGGTCAGCACCATCATGCTCAGCCTGGCGGCAGCCTTGTGGTGGATGATGTGGGCCCATATGGGAAATGCCGCTCACATGGCCGACATGGCCATGATGGTGAACTGGAGCGCGAAAAGCCTGACCGGCACATCGGCAATGTGGTTGTTCATGATGCTCGCCATGATGTTACCCGCCATGGTGCCGATGGTCGCAACCTACGCTCTGGTCTCGAAAAATGAAACACAGGGTGCAGCGCTGGCGCTGCGGGTTGGGGTTTTCTCTGCCGGATACTTCTCCTTGTGGGCGGTGTTTTCCATAGCCGCGGCCTTTCTGCAGACGGCACTGGCACAGACCCCCTGGTTTGAATCAGGCGGCACCCAGGCTTTGCCTGTTGCCTCGGGTGTATTACTGATTGCCGCCGGCGCCTGGCAACTCACCCCCATAAAGGATACCTGCCTGCAGCATTGCCGCAGCCCGATGACTTTCCTGCTGGCACACTGGCAAGGCGGCCTGAAAGGTGCATTTCCCCTCGGCCTGCACCACGGAGCGTTTTGCGTCGGCTGTTGCGGCATGATCATGGGATTGATGTTTGTATTCGGTGCCATGACCGTGTGGTGGATGGCCGTGCTGGCGCTGTATTTTGTTGCGGAAAAAACCATACCTAGAGCAGAAACCTGGGGACGGATCGCCGGCATTGTGCTGATTGTTGCAGGCCTGTACGTTCTGGTTGGAACACTTTGGAGATAACGACGACATGGCCGAAATCGAAGACTGGAAAATCAAGGGTGAACTGGCCCTCAACTGTAATTGCGACCTGTTTTGTCCCTGCGTCGTGTCTCTGGGTGCCGCGAAACCCACACACGGATACTGCCAGGCCTGGATGGCGGTGCGCATTGATGATGGCCACTGGGGATCAACCAGCCTGAAGGGGGTAAATGTAGCCGCCCTTTTGGATATTCCCGGTCGCATGGGAGAAGGCGGATGGTCGGTCGGCCTGTACATCGATGACAAGGCCAGTGATGACCAGGCCCACGCGCTTGAAATGATCCTGTCCGGCTCCGCCAAGGGCACGACCGGCCTGTTCAAACTGCTGGTCGCTAATTTCCTTGGCACTCAACGCATGCCGGTCACCTATGAAACGGACGGTACGGAACGCTCGGTCACGGCGGGACGCAAGATCATGGCGAGCATAAAACAGATAGATGGCGCCCGGCCAGGTGAACCGGTAACGGTCCAGAACACCACATACTGGATGGGACCGGAAGTGATCGTGGCACAA
This genomic stretch from Anderseniella sp. Alg231-50 harbors:
- a CDS encoding DUF1326 domain-containing protein, translating into MAEIEDWKIKGELALNCNCDLFCPCVVSLGAAKPTHGYCQAWMAVRIDDGHWGSTSLKGVNVAALLDIPGRMGEGGWSVGLYIDDKASDDQAHALEMILSGSAKGTTGLFKLLVANFLGTQRMPVTYETDGTERSVTAGRKIMASIKQIDGARPGEPVTVQNTTYWMGPEVIVAQGVKAKVRDFGRVWTFDDKSAELCNIEWSGP
- a CDS encoding copper chaperone — encoded protein: MIRIIEHPGFLVSTIMLSLAAALWWMMWAHMGNAAHMADMAMMVNWSAKSLTGTSAMWLFMMLAMMLPAMVPMVATYALVSKNETQGAALALRVGVFSAGYFSLWAVFSIAAAFLQTALAQTPWFESGGTQALPVASGVLLIAAGAWQLTPIKDTCLQHCRSPMTFLLAHWQGGLKGAFPLGLHHGAFCVGCCGMIMGLMFVFGAMTVWWMAVLALYFVAEKTIPRAETWGRIAGIVLIVAGLYVLVGTLWR